In Papaver somniferum cultivar HN1 chromosome 9, ASM357369v1, whole genome shotgun sequence, the genomic stretch CCTTTCAGATACTTGCAGAGGCGACTCCTCGTCTGGAAGAACAGAACCTATACTTGTGCAGCATAAATCTATAGTCAAATTTTACTcattctttagaactaacaaagaTTTTGTCTGAAATGTAAAGTTCTGCGATAGTATTCAATGAGATCCAGCATAAGAAAAACAGTACGTACGTACAGTGCCATTCATTGTAAAGTTCGAATAAACAAGTGCGACTAAGATTCAAATAAAGGAAAGCTTTTGAGATTGTTTTAGTTGTTACTCAACATTGATTCTACATTCTACGCATCTTTATCTGTTGTGACCTGTTTGAGTTATACATGTCAGAGTTTGCAGCTCTCTTCGTTTGTGCTTGACTTCTTGTACTGCATGTGTTGTTTAAACAGGAAAGAAGAACAAGTCTGCGTTGCAgctgaattgaaatgacaatggtgttgatgtagctgttgcagttgtggtttaagctaaaaagattgtgatgcagcaagatagaagattactgagaagatggagctgaaggcagtggtgaatggttgactgcagaggtgctggtgctgcaataaagtaaagtgaattgaggagtactcagatttctaagtagtgtagcagatatgtactcatatttgtaagcagtgtggcagatatgtactcaaatttgtaaacagtgtagcagatatgtacttaaatctatggtcctttatatgttttaattgaatttggacctccagataaataaaatcccgatttggtagaagtaatttcacacgtacttaaacagtggggtatattagtcatttccatgttttcaaataactttggaccttagaataagagtaaaatctagttggaccgtgctataaataaccttatgggcttagaaccaaacaagaaattttccctgACTAATATCACAGGCTTGTACCTTGGATGTATATGGGTAATCCTTTTCTGCACACACACCATGAAATTTCATAAACCAATAAGCAAAATGTGGATTTGCTCCTTTACAACCATCCAACACGGCACAATCAACTAACTGTTGTGCAGATAATCTTATCAGTCGGCCCGTGTATATGAAATATAAACTTTCAACTGCGGATATACAGGAAGTAGCCCAACAACAACCACATAGTCCCTGATTCATGATTGGTGATACTGCCCCTTCTGCGAACCAATCAATTTGACGAGGGAGAAAGGAATCTGAAAATATCTCTTTATCCTTTTTAATATGTAGATCCTCTTCTCTAATTATCATATCCGTTTTTCTATCAGAAATACTTAGAGAAGATGTGACTGTTATCCGTTGTAATTTACCAAATAGTCTAATCTTGCTATAAACAGTAGAAATACCACTAGCATCAACAGAAAAAACAATTTCAATCTGAGGCAGTCCTCTAGGTGCAGGGGGCATACTCATTAGCTTATGTTCTTCTACTAAATTATCTTCGGTACATAATTCAGAATTACTCTCAAACACCCTTACACAAACTTGAAACTGACTATCTTTTATTGTTGAAAATAACTGCACATAGAAACCAATAACCGTACTCAGAATTGTATTGCAAAGAATAAAAGGTATACAACAAACACCATTGACGGATAAAGATACAGTACATGGAATAAATGGGTGGAGTATCATGTCTTCTGGATTTGTGGTGCATTAGATGCTACAGCCAAATATGATCAGTGGGACTTATTTATCATCAGATTTGTCAATATAGAGGTTCTTGGATAATGGTAAGCGATATAAATGTCATATTAGATACTAGAGAAAAAAAAAGGGGGCAATGAGCAGAATGTAGTGCTGTTTCATTCATACAAGGGTCATTCAAAACTTATGATTGGTGAATCTGAATTTTATAGGAATCCTATTCACTTGGACAAACAGAAGAGAGTGAAATGAGAACAGACAAAGATAAGTAAGCagatgaaaagagaaaaaaagtgaACTATGCACTAACCTGTGATCTCGTGGTTGGAATTAGTATATTCCTGTTGATAATCTGGTAAAGATACCACCGAGAGTCTCAATATCATAAGAAAAATGAGTGACATCGGATAATACAAGAGTTTTAACGTCTCCACGTTCGATACCACCCTGGACTGCAGCACCTGTAACAACGGCTTCACCACGATTCACCATTTTACTTAGGCTCTTCCCAAAGATATCGGACACTAGCTGCTGGATTATCGGTAGTCTTGTCATTCCTCCAACTAGAATAACTTCATCAATGTCTTCCACTAAGACACCAGCATCCTTCAAACAGCTCATGCACAGGTGCTTAATTCTTTCAATTAAATGGTCGACAAGTGACTCCATCATTGACCTAGTTATGGTGATGTTCAAGTGCTTAGCTCCTGCAGCATCAGCTGTGATGAGAGGCAAGTTGATCTCAGTCTGGGAGGTAGATGACAGTTCAATCTTAGCTTTCTCAGCTGCCTCTCTGAGCCTCTGGAGAGCCAATCCATCCTTTGACAAATCGATTGATTCAATTCTCTTAAACTCGCTCACCAAGTACTCCAACAGGGTGTTATCAAAATCATCGCCACCCAAGAGTGTATCACCACTAGTAGCTTTCACCTGTGTGTAACAAAGCCAGTTAATAATAACAAGGAAATATATAGGACAGCTAGTTAATAATATTCAAGGAAATAAGCATAAGagttgcaacaaaaaaaaatgtcacATATTTACCTCAACAAAACCGTTGAAGAACTCAAGGATAGAAACCTTGAAGGTTCCACCACCAAGATCAAAAACTGCTATGAGTCCCTCATTATTAAGCCCATAAGAAAGAGCAGCTGCAGATGGATCATTAATGAGTCTTTCAACCTTTATCCCAGCACATTTGCTGCATCCATTGTGGCTAGTCTCTGCGCATTATTAAAGGACGCTGGAACACTGATTACAGCTCTGAATACAAACTGTCCAAGATAGAGCTCTGCCATTTCCCTCATCTTTATGAGTACGTAAGCATTAATTTGGCTGGGTGAATATGTGTTTCCATTAGCCTCAACCGAACGCTTCACCATTTGGAGCCTTAACAATCTTGTAAGGAaccatcttcatcattttctgTATGTGGGAGTCATCAAAGCGTCTGCCAATTATACGCTTTGCAGAAAAGATGGTGTTGGATGGGTCAGTCACAGCCTGAAGCTTGGCTGGGACACCCACAAGCAACTTTCCTGTCTCGTTGAAGGCAATAACAGAAGGTGTGCTTCGTTCTCCCTCAGAATTTAAAATCACCTTCGGGATCTGTCGAAACACCAATAACCATCGGTCCAATACATAATTTGCATCCCAAGGAGATAAAGAATAAAACACAGGAACAAACCAACTTGCTAAAGATCTAAACTTACATATCCTTCTATGACTGACACGGACGAGTTTGTTGTTCCGAGATCAATACCAATCACATAATTATCAGGAAGCACTGAGCAAAGTATTTTTGTGCTCCGGCAGGACAACCTTGTGAAGATACCAAGAGATAGAGGAACGTCATCCAGCAATAGAAGCTCTTTAACATCTCTGCGTAGGATACTGCCCTGGATTGCAGCACCCATTGCAACCGCCTCATCGGAATTCACTCTTTTACTTGGGCTCTTGCCAAAGATCTCAGATGCTACTCGCTGAATTAGAGGTACTCTAGTCATTCCTCCAACTAGAATAACCTCATCGATGTCTTCCACTGACGCGCCAGCATCCTTCAAACAGCCCATGCACAGGTTCTTGGATCTTTCAATCAAATGATTCACAAGTGACTCCAAGTTGATCACAGTCTGGGAGGTAGAAGACAGTTCAATCTTAGCTTTCTCAGCTGCCTCTCTAAACCTCTGAAGAGCCAATTCATCCTTTGACAAACCGATTGATTCAATATTCTTGAACTCACTCAGCAAGTACTCCAACAGGGTGTTTTCAAACTCATTGCCATCCAAGAATGTAACACTGTTGGTAGCTTTTACCTGAGTAACAAAGCCAGTTAGTTAATAAGATCTAAGGAAATAAGCATAAGTCATATAGCAGAAACACAATTAGTTAATAATAGTAAAGGAAACAAGCATAAGTCATATTGCAGAAACACAAGTCACATGTTTACCTCAAAAACACCGTTGGAAATCTCAAGGATAGAAACATCAAAGTTTCCACCAGCAAGATCAAAAACTGCTATGAGTCCCTCCTTATTATTAAGCCCACAAGAAAGAGCAGCTGCAGTTGGCTCACTGATGATTCTGAGGACATGTAAACCAGCAATTCGCCCAGCATCCTTCGTAGCTTGTCTTTGCGCATAATTGAAGTAAGCAGGGACCGTAATGACAGCTTTGGAGACGCTCTTTTCAAGATAGGACTCAGCGGTCTCCTTCATCTTAGTGAGTATATAAGCATTAATTTGACTGGGTGAGTAAGTATTCCCATTTGCCTCAATCCACGCGTCACCATTTGGAGCCTTAACAACCTTGTATGGAaccaatttcatctctttctgtgTCTGGGGGTCAGCGTAAAGTCTACCAATAATACGCATCGTACCGAAGATGGTGTTGGTTAAGTTAGTCCTCGCCTgatgtttggctaggacacccaCAAACAGTTCTCCCTTCTGGTTGAAGGTAACAACAGAAGGTGTGGTCCGCTCACCCTCAGAGTTTTCAATCACTTTAGGGCTCTGGAAAAACACCAGTATT encodes the following:
- the LOC113312056 gene encoding heat shock 70 kDa protein 10, mitochondrial-like, with amino-acid sequence MILHPFIPCTVSLSVNGVCCIPFILCNTILSTVIGFYVQLFSTIKDSQFQVCVRVFESNSELCTEDNLVEEHKLMSMPPAPRGLPQIEIVFSVDASGISTVYSKIRLFGKLQRITVTSSLSISDRKTDMIIREEDLHIKKDKEIFSDSFLPRQIDWFAEGAVSPIMNQGLCGCCWATSCISAVESLYFIYTGRLIRLSAQQLVDCAVLDGCKGANPHFAYWFMKFHGVCAEKDYPYTSKVQACDISQGKFLVWF